The Pseudanabaena yagii GIHE-NHR1 genomic interval TTATAAGTAGGTTATTGGAATTATCGCTATAGCAATCCTAGATGGCTTGTGGAAGTGCATCTTTTCGGGGCGCACTTCCACAAACTCAAAAATCTACAAATGGAGGATATTATGGCGGTGTTGTCCTATGTGGCTCGTCGGTCTGATGATGTAGAGGTCGCTTTGGTTTCAGCTTGACAGTATAGACGATCACCTATCTAAAAAATATGGCTAGATTAAGTATGCAGGAGAATTCAGAGAATGACGGTATTAGAGAAAGTATCATTCTATAAGAATTCAATATTTGATTGATACTAAATCTCAACTATCGTCTATTAATGCAGGGACAGTATCCAGAATACACACTGTATTTGGCTATTCCATTAAGTGCTTATGATTCTTTTTTTCAATTACCTTTTGTACAAACTACAATTGAACAGTATCAGCTAAAACTAGTAGTTTATATGCCAGAGCAGCAGGAGATTATAAAATGGCAAAACTAGATGAGTATCGCCAAAAGATTCAAGATTTGCTGACAGAATTGGCAAGTTATAGTTCGGCAAATGGTGAGGTTGAGTCGCAGTTAATTTTTTAGAACGCGACCATTATCAATTAGTCCATGTTGGTTGGCGCAATCATCGTCGTATCTACGGCTGTGTAGTACATTTAGATATCAAGGATGGCAAGATCTGGGTGCAACATAATGGAACGGAATTTGATATTTCTCTTAGGCTTGCGGAGATGGGAATTCCTAAACAGAATATTGTTAATGGTTTTCATTCAAGTTATATGCGCCAGTTTACGGATTTTGCAGTTGGATAAAGTATACTAATACGCTTTCAGAGCCTGCTAAACTATGAAACATTTATCACGAATTACCTTTGATTCTCAAGTGATGGGTGGTAAGCCTTGCATTCGTGGAATGCGGGTAACTGTGGGTACATTGGTTGGACTATTGGCGGTTGGACATTCGGTTGAAGAAATTTTAAATGCTTATCCTTATTTA includes:
- a CDS encoding element excision factor XisH family protein: MILNLNYRLLMQGQYPEYTLYLAIPLSAYDSFFQLPFVQTTIEQYQLKLVVYMPEQQEIIKWQN
- a CDS encoding DUF433 domain-containing protein gives rise to the protein MKHLSRITFDSQVMGGKPCIRGMRVTVGTLVGLLAVGHSVEEILNAYPYLEKEDIMAALSYAAWRSEEVEVALVLAQ